The following proteins come from a genomic window of Montipora capricornis isolate CH-2021 chromosome 9, ASM3666992v2, whole genome shotgun sequence:
- the LOC138016115 gene encoding gelsolin, cytoplasmic-like — MGVDDAFLEAGKKPGLEIWRIEKLKIVPQDVSTYGSFYSGDSYICLSTKKVDSHLEWDIHFWLGSNTSQDEQGVAAYKTVELDDHLGGGPGQYREVQDHESRKFLSYFPKGIRYLEGGVESGFKKVQRGVYEKRLFHVKGKRNVRVSQVELHYSSLNKGDVFILDEGMTIHCWNGSQCSRTERMKGIEVARRIRDEERGGKAKLVIIDESKDHRDENNFFEALGSRGEIKDASEGGDDVAFEKHHQQSVSLYRVFEESGTLEMTPVSEIPLKKEHLDSNDCFILDCGSSGIFVWIGKKCTDAEKKAGMKNGMEFINKKGYPNWTQVTRVVQGGETPMFKQFFSGWTDEGEQVGLGKVFRQGALAKQSNEKFDASQLHDQQKPKLKTEILPDDGTGEVEIWRVEDQDLVRWEPNLHGVFFSGDSYVIKYSYISNWRRRIIIYFWQGQKSSIEEQKAAVILADQMDKKLGGIATQVRVVQNKEPEHFLRMFRGRFIILEGRKGEGFRAGSEDETYDSEGKRMFHVRGSSDMNAKAIQVPRRAASLNSGDIFVLETPQIVYLWIGRDAYAAEGRNARKLIDYLMAGREVELVPEGKEPQNFWKAIGGFEEYATGKKAEKEKPRYPPRLFLCCNASGAFKVEEIFDFSQEDLIEDDVMFLDTYDEVFVWFGEEANEVEKAEAVTVAMDYVRSDPTGRTLEDTMMIQVKQGYEPLNFTGHFHAWDRDRWSEGKTYDEMKRELSYDANTRVSELRIDQKEPSATQGQVLS; from the exons AAACTGAAAATAGTACCTCAAGATGTCAGCACGTATGGCTCGTTTTATTCAGGGGACTCTTATATCTGCTTATCT ACGAAAAAAGTGGACTCGCATTTGGAATGGGATATTCATTTTTGGCTTGGAAGCAACACGTCTCAG GATGAACAAGGTGTTGCTGCTTACAAGACAGTGGAGTTGGATGACCATCTAGGAGGTGGACCAGGACAATACAGAGAG GTTCAAGATCACGAGTCAAGGaaatttttatcatattttcCAAAAGGAATAAG gTACCTTGAAGGTGGAGTTGAATCGGGCTTCAAGAAAGTACAAAGAGGTGTATACGAGAAAAGACTCTTTCACGTCAAGGGAAAAAGAAACGTGCGAGTATCACAG GTCGAGCTTCATTACTCGTCACTCAACAAAGGTGATGTCTTTATTCTCGACGAAGGTATGACTATTCACTGCTGGAATGGATCGCAATGCAGCAGAACAGAGCGAATGAAG GGAATTGAAGTCGCAAGGAGAATACGAGATGAAGAAAGAGGAGGAAAAGCTAAGCTTGTCATCATAG acGAGTCTAAGGATCATCGagatgaaaacaattttttcgagGCGCTTGGGTCACGCGGTGAAATCAAAGATGCTTCGGAAGGCGGCGATGACGTGGCTTTTGAAAAGCACCATCAGCAAAGCGTCAGCCTTTACAG GGTTTTTGAAGAAAGTGGAACCCTTGAGATGACACCTGTCAGTGAAATCCCACTCAAAAAAGAACATCTGGATTCTAAT GACTGCTTTATACTAGATTGTGGCAGCAGTGGCATATTTGTGTGGATCGGCAAAAAGTGCACTGACGCCGAAAAGAAAGCTGGAATGAAGAATGGAATG GAGTTCATTAACAAAAAGGGCTACCCTAACTGGACACAGGTCACACGTGTGGTGCAGGGAGGAGAGACCCCGATGTTCAAACAGTTTTTCTCTGGTTGGACGGACGAGGGTGAACAAGTAGGCCTTGGAAAAGTGTTTCGTCAAGGAGCTTTGG CTAAACAGAGCAATGAAAAATTTGATGCCAGTCAACTGCACGACCAACAAAAACCGAAGCTTAAGACAGAAATCCTTCCAGATGATGGAACAGGCGAAGTCGAG ATTTGGCGGGTCGAGGATCAAGACTTAGTTCGCTGGGAACCAAATCTTCATGGAGTATTCTTTAGTGGAGACTCTTACGTGATCAAGTACAGCTACATTAGCAACTGGAGGCGAAGGATAATAATCTACTTTTGGCAG GGCCAGAAGAGTAGCATAGAGGAACAAAAAGCAGCAGTCATCCTTGCAGATCAAATGGACAAGAAGCTCGGAGGAATAGCAACACAG GTTCGAGTGGTGCAAAACAAAGAACCGGAGCACTTTTTGAGGATGTTTAGAGGGCGCTTCATTATTCTCGAG GGTCGTAAGGGAGAAGGATTTCGGGCCGGATCAGAAGATGAAACTTATGACAGTGAAGGCAAAAGAATGTTTCACGTGCGTGGTTCATCTGATATGAATGCTAAAGCCATTCAG GTTCCTCGGAGAGCAGCCTCTCTTAACTCAGGAGACATATTTGTTTTGGAAACGCCCCAAATCGTTTACTTGTGGATAGGGAGG GACGCATACGCAGCTGAAGGGAGGAACGCTAGGAAGCTTATTGACTACCTTATGGCTGGCAG GGAAGTGGAGCTAGTACCAGAAGGAAAAGAACCTCAAAATTTTTGGAAAGCTATTGGGGGATTCGAAGAATATGCCACAGGGAAGAAAGCAGAG AAGGAGAAACCGAGGTACCCGCCACGACTATTTCTGTGCTGCAATGCTTCCGGAGCTTTTAAAGTGGAAGAAATCTTTGATTTTTCACAAGAG GACCTTATTGAGGATGACGTCATGTTTTTGGATACTTATGACGAG GTTTTTGTCTGGTTTGGAGAGGAAGCAAACGAAGTCGAGAAAGCAGAAGCTGTCACAGTAGCGATG GATTATGTGCGGTCCGATCCAACTGGTCGAACCTTGGAGGACACAATGATGATTCAAGTGAAACAGGGTTACGAACCGCTAAATTTCACAGGACATTTTCATGCTTGGGACAGAGACAGATGGAGT GAAGGGAAGACTTACGATGAGATGAAAAGGGAATTGAGTTACGATGCAAATACGAGGGTCTCCGAACTAAGAATTGACCAGAAG GAACCTTCGGCTACGCAGGGGCAAGTGCTTTCGTAA